From the Malus domestica chromosome 17, GDT2T_hap1 genome, one window contains:
- the LOC103436278 gene encoding histone acetyltransferase HAC1-like isoform X1, which translates to MNVQTHTSGPISGQVPNQAGSQMPVLSQHNGNALAPQMQNLGGPARVMSNMDPELLNARQIVQDRICQIIRQRQRPQPMNETKFKEIVKKLDEGLLRSAQDKDDYMNLETLESRLHNLIKPSPNQSQQFQQAVNSSSPAGMMIPTPGMSHSGNSNMMVTSFMDASMNTTRGSTGIAPMTVNTGNLVPTGALHGGSFNRSDGSISNGYQQSPASVSVGAGGNISSMGVQRMASQMIPTPGFNSCNNQSYMNLDSSNNGGGFCTVDSLMVTQPQQQQQHIGGQNSRILHSLGSQINTGIRSGMLQKSYGLPNGALNGGLGFGNSLPVVNESGTSEGYVTSTPYANSSKPLQQHFDQHQRPVMQGDSYGMSNADSFVPGNYYGAATSVGSMLNPQNLNSVSSIPVSKAISPLVNSQSNMHGAQQSVHAKPQQPDQLEKMNFQTPLSSRVNIFHSHQQQQFQQQPNQYQQQPNQYQQQQHLGHQQRQQKQQNQQPQHLLNNDAFGHSRITPDVSSQANRGVDHHSEVMHQQGTEQFQLSEMHNQFHQHPADDRLRNAQHIPSRQHGISSSLSQASQPMQQILHPHQLVAESQNDFSPLSAGAQDQWHPQSQDGSHRQVNMSHEQHLQEDFRQRISGKDEAHCNNLSSEGPNAVQTISPRSTSRPPNSCSAVFGSSNGNQEKQFKNQQRWLLFLRHARRCSAHEGKCRERNCVTVQQLLKHMVTCNLPQCPHPRCHVTKKLVHHNKTCKDPACPVCSPVRNYLLRHPNKAHNHLVSDSGLQNSINGSCKAYDSEDASARLVLKTNPAVETSEDMQLSIKRMKIEQSSQPVLSDSVSSAVKVSAIIEPHVPQDIQIQDYQHGEISMPVKSEVAKVKMEVPSSSGQRSVDEMKDIVEDNCNQRHEGEPVSYNEPAGLAKQENIKLENETYPAKQENATHTVENAAGTKSGKPKIKGVSMTELFTPEQVRAHITGLRQWVGQSKAKAEKNQAMEHSMSENSCQLCAVEKLTFEPPPIYCTPCGVRIKRNAMYYTMGAGDTRHYFCIPCYNEARGDMIVVDGNNIPKARLEKKKNDEETEEWWVQCDKCEAWQHQICALFNGRRNDGGQAEYTCPNCYIQEVERGERKPLPQNAVLGAKDLPRTILSDHIEQWLFKKLKVERQERARQQGKSYDEVPGAESLVIRVVSSVDKKLEVKQRFLEIFQEENYPTEFPYKSKVVLLFQKIEGVEVCLFGMYVQEFGAESHFPNQRRVYLSYLDSVKYFRPEVKAVTGEALRTYVYHEILIGYLEYCKLRGFTSCYIWACPPLKGEDYILYCHPEIQKTPKSDKLREWYLAMLRKAAKEGIVVELTNLYDHFFVTTAECKAKVTAARLPYFDGDYWPGAAEDLINQMRQEEDGRKQNKKGSTKKTITKRALKASGQTDLSANASKDLLLMHKLGETISPMKEDFIMVHLQYACSHCCILMVSGNRWSCTQCRNFQLCDKCYEAEQKREERDRHPINQREKHELRPFQIADVPMETKDRDEILESEFFDTRQAFLSLCQGNHYQYDTLRRAKHSSIMVLYHLHNPTAPAFVTTCNICHLDIETGQGWRCEVCPEYDVCNNCYQKEGGVDHHHKLTNHPSIADRDAQNKEARQMRVVQLRKMLDLLVHASQCRSAQCQYPNCRKVKGLFRHGIHCKVRASGGCVLCKKMWYLLQLHARACKVSECHVPRCRDLKEHLRRLQQQSDSRRRAAVMEMMRQRAAELHNSSG; encoded by the exons ATGAATGTGCAGACACACACTTCAGGACCGATATCGGGGCAAGTGCCCAATCAGGCAGGATCTCAGATGCCTGTGCTCTCCCAGCATAATGGAAATGCCCTTGCTCCCCAAATGCAAAATTTAGGTGGGCCTGCTCGTGTTATGTCCAACATGGATCCTGAACTTCTCAATGCACGCCAAATTGTGCAGGATAGAAT ATGCCAAATTATACGGCAGCGACAACGTCCCCAGCCAATGAATGAAACGAAGTTTAAGGAGATTGTTAAAAAATTGGATGAGGGTTTATTGAGAAGTGCTCAGGACAAg GACGACTATATGAACCTGGAAACGTTAGAGAGTCGTTTGCACAATTTGATTAAGCCATCCCCAAATCAAAGCCAACAGTTTCAACAGGCTGTTAATTCTTCCTCTCCTGCTGGTATGATGATACCAACTCCTGGTATGTCACACAGTGGGAATTCAAATATGATGGTTACTTCTTTTATGGATGCTTCTATGAACACCACTAGAGGAAGTACTGGCATAGCGCCTATGACAGTCAACACAGGAAACTTGGTGCCCACTGGTGCCTTACATGGCGGCTCGTTCAATAGATCTGATG gttcTATATCTAATGGTTATCAGCAGTCTCCTGCCAGTGTGTCTGTTGGTGCTGGAGGGAACATATCATCAATGGGTGTGCAAAGAATGGCTAGCCAAATGATTCCTACCCCTGGGTTTAATAGCTGTAATAATCAGTCTTACATGAATTTGGATTCTTCTAATAATGGAGGTGGGTTCTGTACTGTTGATTCTTTAATGGTAACACAACCACAACAGCAACAGCAGCATATTGGTGGTCAAAATAGCCGTATACTTCATAGCCTTGGCAGCCAAATAAATACTGGAATAAGGTCTGGCATGCTGCAGAAGTCTTATGGGTTGCCAAATGGGGCTCTAAATGGTGGGTTGGGATTTGGGAACAGTTTACCAGTGGTTAATGAGTCTGGTACTTCTGAGGGCTATGTGACCTCAACACCCTATGCTAACTCTTCCAAACCATTACAACAGCACTTTGACCAACATCAGCGGCCGGTAATGCAAG GTGATAGCTATGGAATGAGCAATGCTGATTCTTTTGTGCCTGGAAACTACTATGGTGCTGCGACATCTGTTGGGTCAATGTTGAATCCTCAGAATTTGAATTCAGTCAGTTCAATACCCGTGTCCAAGGCCATCTCTCCCCTTGTAAATAGTCAGTCAAATATGCATGGTGCACAGCAAAGTGTACATGCGAAGCCTCAACAACCTGATCAATTGGAAAAGATGAATTTCCAAACTCCTCTATCTTCAAGAgtgaatattttccattctcatcaacaacaacaatttcaACAGCAACCTAATCAGTATCAACAGCAACCTAACCAGTATCAACAACAGCAGCATTTAGGTCACCAACAACGTCAACAGAAGCAGCAAAATCAGCAGCCCCAGCATTTGTTAAACAACGATGCTTTTGGTCATTCTCGGATCACACCTGATGTAAGTAGTCAAGCAAATCGTGGTGTGGACCACCATAGTGAAGTTATGCACCAACAAGGTACAGAACAGTTCCAATTATCAGAGATGCATAACCAATTCCATCAGCACCCTGCTGATGATCGGTTGAGGAATGCGCAGCATATCCCATCCCGGCAACATGGTATCTCCTCTTCGTTGTCTCAAGCTTCTCAGCCAATGCAACAGATATTGCATCCTCACCAACTGGTTGCAGAGTCTCAAAATGATTTCAGCCCTCTTTCTGCTGGAGCTCAAGATCAATGGCATCCTCAGTCACAAGATGGGAGTCACAGACAGGTCAACATGTCCCATGAGCAGCATCTCCAGGAAGATTTCCGTCAGAGGATATCTGGGAAAGATGAAGCCCATTGTAATAATTTGTCTTCAGAAGGACCAAATGCTGTTCAAACAATTTCACCTAGAAGCACATCTCGTCCCCCCAATTCATGTAGTGCTGTTTTTGGATCTTCTAATGGCAATCAGGAGAAACAGTTCAAAAATCAACAGAGATGGCTTTTGTTCTTGCGCCATGCTCGGCGTTGTTCAGCCCATGAAGGGAAATGTCGCGAACGTAATTGTGTAACTGTTCAACAATTGTTAAAGCACATGGTAACATGCAATTTACCTCAATGCCCACATCCTCGTTGTCATGTTACCAAGAAATTGGTTCATCATAACAAGACTTGCAAGGACCCAGCTTGCCCTGTTTGCTCGCCTGTGAGGAATTATCTGCTGAGACATCCAAATAAGGCACACAATCATCTAGTTTCTGATTCTGGTTTGCAGAATTCAATAAATGGATCATGTAAAGCCTATGATAGTGAAGACGCTTCAGCTAGATTGGTTTTGAAGACAAATCCGGCTGTTGAAACTTCTGAAGATATGCAACTTTCTATAAAACGCATGAAGATAGAGCAGTCCTCTCAACCTGTTCTTTCCGATAGTGTTAGTTCTGCAGTAAAAGTTTCTGCGATTATTGAACCCCATGTACCCCAGGATATACAGATTCAGGATTACCAACATGGTGAGATTTCTATGCCAGTCAAGTCCGAGGTTGCAAAAGTGAAAATGGAGGTTCCTTCAAGTTCTGGACAACGGAGTGTTGATGAGATGAAGGATATTGTTGAGGATAACTGCAATCAAAGGCATGAAGGTGAACCTGTCTCATATAATGAGCCCGCTGGTTTAGCTAAGCAAGAAAACATAAAACTTGAGAATGAAACTTATCCAGCTAAACAAGAAAATGCTACGCATACTGTGGAAAATGCAGCTGGAACAAAGTCTGGGAAGCCTAAAATAAAGGGGGTATCAATGACTGAACTGTTCACTCCGGAGCAAGTTAGGGCCCACATTACAGGTCTCAGGCAGTGGGTTGGCCAG AGCAAAGCAAAGGCAGAGAAGAATCAAGCAATGGAGCATTCAATGAGTGAGAACTCCTGTCAGTTGTGTGCAGTTGAGAAGCTTACATTTGAGCCACCGCCCATATATTGCACACCTTGCGGTGTTCGTATCAAGCGCAATGCAATGTACTATACAATGGGGGCTGGTGACACACGACATTATTTCTGTATTCCATGCTATAATGAGGCTCGTGGAGACATGATAGTTGTTGATGGGAATAACATTCCAAAGGCAAggctagagaagaagaaaaatgatgaaGAGACTGAAGAGTGG TGGGTCCAATGTGACAAATGCGAAGCTTGGCAACATCAAATTTGTGCTTTGTTTAATGGCCGAAGGAATGATGGTGGGCAAGCCGAATACACTTGCCCTAATTGTTATATACAAGAGGTTGAAAGGGGAGAGCGTAAACCTTTACCACAGAATGCTGTTCTGGGGGCCAAAGATTTGCCAAGGACAATACTGAGTGACCACATAGAGCAATGGTTATTTAAGAAACTGAAGGTTGAAAGACAAGAGAGGGCAAGGCAGCAGGGAAAGAGTTATGATGAG GTTCCTGGGGCAGAATCGCTTGTAATCAGGGTTGTTTCGTCGGttgacaaaaaattggaagtaaaGCAGCGGTTCCTTGAAATTTTTCAGGAAGAAAATTATCCAACAGAGTTCCCATATAAATCTAAG GTTGTATTGTTGTTTCAGAAAATTGAAGGTGTAGAAGTATGCCTATTTGGCATGTATGTTCAAGAATTTGGAGCTGAAAGCCATTTTCCAAATCAGCGCCGTGTTTATCTATCGTACTTGGATTCTGTTAAGTATTTCAGGCCTGAGGTTAAAGCGGTCACGGGAGAGGCTCTCCGCACATATGTTTACCATGAAATTTTG ATTGGATACCTTGAATATTGCAAGCTACGAGGGTTTACAAGCTGCTATATATGGGCTTGTCCTCCGTTGAAGGGTGAAGATTATATTCTATATTGTCATCCGGAGATTCAGAAAACACCAAAATCTGATAAGCTTCGTGAATG GTATTTGGCAATGCTTAGGAAAGCTGCCAAGGAAGGCATTGTTGTTGAACTCACTAATCTATATGACCATTTCTTTGTAACTACTGCTGAATGCAAGGCCAAAGTCACTGCAGCTAGGCTGCCCTATTTTGATGGTGACTACTGGCCTGGTGCAGCCGAGGATCTGATTAATCAGATGCGTCAAGAAGAGGACGGGAGAAAACAGAATAAGAAAGGATCAACCAAAAAGACTATAACAAAAAGGGCTCTAAAAGCTTCTGGTCAGACTGATCTTTCTGCTAACGCGTCAAAGGATCTGCTACTAATGCACAAA CTTGGAGAAACCATTTCGCCAATGAAGGAGGATTTCATCATGGTTCATTTGCAGTACGCATGCTCCCACTGTTGTATACTAATGGTATCAGGAAACCGTTGGTCCTGCACTCAATGCAGAAATTTTCAGCTTTGTGACAA GTGTTATGAAGCAGAGCAAAAACGGGAAGAAAGAGACAGGCACCCTATCAATCAGAGGGAAAAGCATGAATTGCGTCCT TTTCAAATTGCTGATGTACCTATGGAGACAAAGGACAGAGATGAAATCCTTGAGAGTGAATTCTTTGACACTAGACAGGCATTTCTCAGTCTTTGTCAAGGGAATCATTATCAGTATGATACTTTACGGCGGGCTAAACATTCCTCTATCATGGTCCTTTACCATCTTCATAACCCAACTGCTCCTGCGTTTGTGACAACATGCAATATATGTCATCTCGACATTGAAACAGGGCAAGGTTGGCGTTGTGAAGTTTGCCCTGAATATGATGTATGCAATAACTGTTATCAGAAGGAAGGTGGTGTAGATCATCATCATAAGTTGACAAATCATCCATCCATCGCTGATCGCGatgcacaaaacaaagaagCTAGACAAATGCGAGTTGTACAG CTTCGGAAAATGCTTGATCTTCTGGTGCATGCATCACAATGTCGTTCTGCACAATGTCAATACCCCAATTGCCGTAAGGTGAAGGGGCTTTTCCGCcatggaattcattgcaaagtCCGTGCATCTGGAGGATGTGTTCTCTGCAAGaaaatgtggtatcttcttcAACTTCATGCTCGAGCTTGCAAAGTATCCGAGTGCCATGTGCCGCGTTGCAG AGATTTAAAGGAGCATTTGAGGAGACTACAGCAGCAGTCTGATTCAAGAAGAAGAGCTGCTGTGATGGAGATGATGAGACAGAGGGCTGCCGAGCTACACAACAGTTCTGGGTGA
- the LOC103436278 gene encoding histone acetyltransferase HAC1-like isoform X2, with protein MSNMDPELLNARQIVQDRICQIIRQRQRPQPMNETKFKEIVKKLDEGLLRSAQDKDDYMNLETLESRLHNLIKPSPNQSQQFQQAVNSSSPAGMMIPTPGMSHSGNSNMMVTSFMDASMNTTRGSTGIAPMTVNTGNLVPTGALHGGSFNRSDGSISNGYQQSPASVSVGAGGNISSMGVQRMASQMIPTPGFNSCNNQSYMNLDSSNNGGGFCTVDSLMVTQPQQQQQHIGGQNSRILHSLGSQINTGIRSGMLQKSYGLPNGALNGGLGFGNSLPVVNESGTSEGYVTSTPYANSSKPLQQHFDQHQRPVMQGDSYGMSNADSFVPGNYYGAATSVGSMLNPQNLNSVSSIPVSKAISPLVNSQSNMHGAQQSVHAKPQQPDQLEKMNFQTPLSSRVNIFHSHQQQQFQQQPNQYQQQPNQYQQQQHLGHQQRQQKQQNQQPQHLLNNDAFGHSRITPDVSSQANRGVDHHSEVMHQQGTEQFQLSEMHNQFHQHPADDRLRNAQHIPSRQHGISSSLSQASQPMQQILHPHQLVAESQNDFSPLSAGAQDQWHPQSQDGSHRQVNMSHEQHLQEDFRQRISGKDEAHCNNLSSEGPNAVQTISPRSTSRPPNSCSAVFGSSNGNQEKQFKNQQRWLLFLRHARRCSAHEGKCRERNCVTVQQLLKHMVTCNLPQCPHPRCHVTKKLVHHNKTCKDPACPVCSPVRNYLLRHPNKAHNHLVSDSGLQNSINGSCKAYDSEDASARLVLKTNPAVETSEDMQLSIKRMKIEQSSQPVLSDSVSSAVKVSAIIEPHVPQDIQIQDYQHGEISMPVKSEVAKVKMEVPSSSGQRSVDEMKDIVEDNCNQRHEGEPVSYNEPAGLAKQENIKLENETYPAKQENATHTVENAAGTKSGKPKIKGVSMTELFTPEQVRAHITGLRQWVGQSKAKAEKNQAMEHSMSENSCQLCAVEKLTFEPPPIYCTPCGVRIKRNAMYYTMGAGDTRHYFCIPCYNEARGDMIVVDGNNIPKARLEKKKNDEETEEWWVQCDKCEAWQHQICALFNGRRNDGGQAEYTCPNCYIQEVERGERKPLPQNAVLGAKDLPRTILSDHIEQWLFKKLKVERQERARQQGKSYDEVPGAESLVIRVVSSVDKKLEVKQRFLEIFQEENYPTEFPYKSKVVLLFQKIEGVEVCLFGMYVQEFGAESHFPNQRRVYLSYLDSVKYFRPEVKAVTGEALRTYVYHEILIGYLEYCKLRGFTSCYIWACPPLKGEDYILYCHPEIQKTPKSDKLREWYLAMLRKAAKEGIVVELTNLYDHFFVTTAECKAKVTAARLPYFDGDYWPGAAEDLINQMRQEEDGRKQNKKGSTKKTITKRALKASGQTDLSANASKDLLLMHKLGETISPMKEDFIMVHLQYACSHCCILMVSGNRWSCTQCRNFQLCDKCYEAEQKREERDRHPINQREKHELRPFQIADVPMETKDRDEILESEFFDTRQAFLSLCQGNHYQYDTLRRAKHSSIMVLYHLHNPTAPAFVTTCNICHLDIETGQGWRCEVCPEYDVCNNCYQKEGGVDHHHKLTNHPSIADRDAQNKEARQMRVVQLRKMLDLLVHASQCRSAQCQYPNCRKVKGLFRHGIHCKVRASGGCVLCKKMWYLLQLHARACKVSECHVPRCRDLKEHLRRLQQQSDSRRRAAVMEMMRQRAAELHNSSG; from the exons ATGTCCAACATGGATCCTGAACTTCTCAATGCACGCCAAATTGTGCAGGATAGAAT ATGCCAAATTATACGGCAGCGACAACGTCCCCAGCCAATGAATGAAACGAAGTTTAAGGAGATTGTTAAAAAATTGGATGAGGGTTTATTGAGAAGTGCTCAGGACAAg GACGACTATATGAACCTGGAAACGTTAGAGAGTCGTTTGCACAATTTGATTAAGCCATCCCCAAATCAAAGCCAACAGTTTCAACAGGCTGTTAATTCTTCCTCTCCTGCTGGTATGATGATACCAACTCCTGGTATGTCACACAGTGGGAATTCAAATATGATGGTTACTTCTTTTATGGATGCTTCTATGAACACCACTAGAGGAAGTACTGGCATAGCGCCTATGACAGTCAACACAGGAAACTTGGTGCCCACTGGTGCCTTACATGGCGGCTCGTTCAATAGATCTGATG gttcTATATCTAATGGTTATCAGCAGTCTCCTGCCAGTGTGTCTGTTGGTGCTGGAGGGAACATATCATCAATGGGTGTGCAAAGAATGGCTAGCCAAATGATTCCTACCCCTGGGTTTAATAGCTGTAATAATCAGTCTTACATGAATTTGGATTCTTCTAATAATGGAGGTGGGTTCTGTACTGTTGATTCTTTAATGGTAACACAACCACAACAGCAACAGCAGCATATTGGTGGTCAAAATAGCCGTATACTTCATAGCCTTGGCAGCCAAATAAATACTGGAATAAGGTCTGGCATGCTGCAGAAGTCTTATGGGTTGCCAAATGGGGCTCTAAATGGTGGGTTGGGATTTGGGAACAGTTTACCAGTGGTTAATGAGTCTGGTACTTCTGAGGGCTATGTGACCTCAACACCCTATGCTAACTCTTCCAAACCATTACAACAGCACTTTGACCAACATCAGCGGCCGGTAATGCAAG GTGATAGCTATGGAATGAGCAATGCTGATTCTTTTGTGCCTGGAAACTACTATGGTGCTGCGACATCTGTTGGGTCAATGTTGAATCCTCAGAATTTGAATTCAGTCAGTTCAATACCCGTGTCCAAGGCCATCTCTCCCCTTGTAAATAGTCAGTCAAATATGCATGGTGCACAGCAAAGTGTACATGCGAAGCCTCAACAACCTGATCAATTGGAAAAGATGAATTTCCAAACTCCTCTATCTTCAAGAgtgaatattttccattctcatcaacaacaacaatttcaACAGCAACCTAATCAGTATCAACAGCAACCTAACCAGTATCAACAACAGCAGCATTTAGGTCACCAACAACGTCAACAGAAGCAGCAAAATCAGCAGCCCCAGCATTTGTTAAACAACGATGCTTTTGGTCATTCTCGGATCACACCTGATGTAAGTAGTCAAGCAAATCGTGGTGTGGACCACCATAGTGAAGTTATGCACCAACAAGGTACAGAACAGTTCCAATTATCAGAGATGCATAACCAATTCCATCAGCACCCTGCTGATGATCGGTTGAGGAATGCGCAGCATATCCCATCCCGGCAACATGGTATCTCCTCTTCGTTGTCTCAAGCTTCTCAGCCAATGCAACAGATATTGCATCCTCACCAACTGGTTGCAGAGTCTCAAAATGATTTCAGCCCTCTTTCTGCTGGAGCTCAAGATCAATGGCATCCTCAGTCACAAGATGGGAGTCACAGACAGGTCAACATGTCCCATGAGCAGCATCTCCAGGAAGATTTCCGTCAGAGGATATCTGGGAAAGATGAAGCCCATTGTAATAATTTGTCTTCAGAAGGACCAAATGCTGTTCAAACAATTTCACCTAGAAGCACATCTCGTCCCCCCAATTCATGTAGTGCTGTTTTTGGATCTTCTAATGGCAATCAGGAGAAACAGTTCAAAAATCAACAGAGATGGCTTTTGTTCTTGCGCCATGCTCGGCGTTGTTCAGCCCATGAAGGGAAATGTCGCGAACGTAATTGTGTAACTGTTCAACAATTGTTAAAGCACATGGTAACATGCAATTTACCTCAATGCCCACATCCTCGTTGTCATGTTACCAAGAAATTGGTTCATCATAACAAGACTTGCAAGGACCCAGCTTGCCCTGTTTGCTCGCCTGTGAGGAATTATCTGCTGAGACATCCAAATAAGGCACACAATCATCTAGTTTCTGATTCTGGTTTGCAGAATTCAATAAATGGATCATGTAAAGCCTATGATAGTGAAGACGCTTCAGCTAGATTGGTTTTGAAGACAAATCCGGCTGTTGAAACTTCTGAAGATATGCAACTTTCTATAAAACGCATGAAGATAGAGCAGTCCTCTCAACCTGTTCTTTCCGATAGTGTTAGTTCTGCAGTAAAAGTTTCTGCGATTATTGAACCCCATGTACCCCAGGATATACAGATTCAGGATTACCAACATGGTGAGATTTCTATGCCAGTCAAGTCCGAGGTTGCAAAAGTGAAAATGGAGGTTCCTTCAAGTTCTGGACAACGGAGTGTTGATGAGATGAAGGATATTGTTGAGGATAACTGCAATCAAAGGCATGAAGGTGAACCTGTCTCATATAATGAGCCCGCTGGTTTAGCTAAGCAAGAAAACATAAAACTTGAGAATGAAACTTATCCAGCTAAACAAGAAAATGCTACGCATACTGTGGAAAATGCAGCTGGAACAAAGTCTGGGAAGCCTAAAATAAAGGGGGTATCAATGACTGAACTGTTCACTCCGGAGCAAGTTAGGGCCCACATTACAGGTCTCAGGCAGTGGGTTGGCCAG AGCAAAGCAAAGGCAGAGAAGAATCAAGCAATGGAGCATTCAATGAGTGAGAACTCCTGTCAGTTGTGTGCAGTTGAGAAGCTTACATTTGAGCCACCGCCCATATATTGCACACCTTGCGGTGTTCGTATCAAGCGCAATGCAATGTACTATACAATGGGGGCTGGTGACACACGACATTATTTCTGTATTCCATGCTATAATGAGGCTCGTGGAGACATGATAGTTGTTGATGGGAATAACATTCCAAAGGCAAggctagagaagaagaaaaatgatgaaGAGACTGAAGAGTGG TGGGTCCAATGTGACAAATGCGAAGCTTGGCAACATCAAATTTGTGCTTTGTTTAATGGCCGAAGGAATGATGGTGGGCAAGCCGAATACACTTGCCCTAATTGTTATATACAAGAGGTTGAAAGGGGAGAGCGTAAACCTTTACCACAGAATGCTGTTCTGGGGGCCAAAGATTTGCCAAGGACAATACTGAGTGACCACATAGAGCAATGGTTATTTAAGAAACTGAAGGTTGAAAGACAAGAGAGGGCAAGGCAGCAGGGAAAGAGTTATGATGAG GTTCCTGGGGCAGAATCGCTTGTAATCAGGGTTGTTTCGTCGGttgacaaaaaattggaagtaaaGCAGCGGTTCCTTGAAATTTTTCAGGAAGAAAATTATCCAACAGAGTTCCCATATAAATCTAAG GTTGTATTGTTGTTTCAGAAAATTGAAGGTGTAGAAGTATGCCTATTTGGCATGTATGTTCAAGAATTTGGAGCTGAAAGCCATTTTCCAAATCAGCGCCGTGTTTATCTATCGTACTTGGATTCTGTTAAGTATTTCAGGCCTGAGGTTAAAGCGGTCACGGGAGAGGCTCTCCGCACATATGTTTACCATGAAATTTTG ATTGGATACCTTGAATATTGCAAGCTACGAGGGTTTACAAGCTGCTATATATGGGCTTGTCCTCCGTTGAAGGGTGAAGATTATATTCTATATTGTCATCCGGAGATTCAGAAAACACCAAAATCTGATAAGCTTCGTGAATG GTATTTGGCAATGCTTAGGAAAGCTGCCAAGGAAGGCATTGTTGTTGAACTCACTAATCTATATGACCATTTCTTTGTAACTACTGCTGAATGCAAGGCCAAAGTCACTGCAGCTAGGCTGCCCTATTTTGATGGTGACTACTGGCCTGGTGCAGCCGAGGATCTGATTAATCAGATGCGTCAAGAAGAGGACGGGAGAAAACAGAATAAGAAAGGATCAACCAAAAAGACTATAACAAAAAGGGCTCTAAAAGCTTCTGGTCAGACTGATCTTTCTGCTAACGCGTCAAAGGATCTGCTACTAATGCACAAA CTTGGAGAAACCATTTCGCCAATGAAGGAGGATTTCATCATGGTTCATTTGCAGTACGCATGCTCCCACTGTTGTATACTAATGGTATCAGGAAACCGTTGGTCCTGCACTCAATGCAGAAATTTTCAGCTTTGTGACAA GTGTTATGAAGCAGAGCAAAAACGGGAAGAAAGAGACAGGCACCCTATCAATCAGAGGGAAAAGCATGAATTGCGTCCT TTTCAAATTGCTGATGTACCTATGGAGACAAAGGACAGAGATGAAATCCTTGAGAGTGAATTCTTTGACACTAGACAGGCATTTCTCAGTCTTTGTCAAGGGAATCATTATCAGTATGATACTTTACGGCGGGCTAAACATTCCTCTATCATGGTCCTTTACCATCTTCATAACCCAACTGCTCCTGCGTTTGTGACAACATGCAATATATGTCATCTCGACATTGAAACAGGGCAAGGTTGGCGTTGTGAAGTTTGCCCTGAATATGATGTATGCAATAACTGTTATCAGAAGGAAGGTGGTGTAGATCATCATCATAAGTTGACAAATCATCCATCCATCGCTGATCGCGatgcacaaaacaaagaagCTAGACAAATGCGAGTTGTACAG CTTCGGAAAATGCTTGATCTTCTGGTGCATGCATCACAATGTCGTTCTGCACAATGTCAATACCCCAATTGCCGTAAGGTGAAGGGGCTTTTCCGCcatggaattcattgcaaagtCCGTGCATCTGGAGGATGTGTTCTCTGCAAGaaaatgtggtatcttcttcAACTTCATGCTCGAGCTTGCAAAGTATCCGAGTGCCATGTGCCGCGTTGCAG AGATTTAAAGGAGCATTTGAGGAGACTACAGCAGCAGTCTGATTCAAGAAGAAGAGCTGCTGTGATGGAGATGATGAGACAGAGGGCTGCCGAGCTACACAACAGTTCTGGGTGA